A single genomic interval of Lathyrus oleraceus cultivar Zhongwan6 chromosome 7, CAAS_Psat_ZW6_1.0, whole genome shotgun sequence harbors:
- the LOC127100921 gene encoding beta-glucosidase 12 isoform X1: MRHNEPSTSCLDEKILDRSNGDVAVDQYHRYKDDVAIMKYMNTDAYRFSISWPRILPKGKVSASINQEGIKYYNNLINELLDNGLVPFVTLFHWDLPQALQDEYEGFLSPNIINDFQDYAELCFKEFGDRVNHWITLNEPHSYSMGTEPYMASHNQLLAHAAAVKIYRTNYQASQNGSIGITLNCHWFLPFSNDTLDHQAAQRALDFMFGWFMQPMTTGEYPLSMVSFVGNRLPKFTREQSKILTGSFDFIGVNYYTSNYAANIPHSNNDTSKSTYFKDTHVNLTTERNGIPIGPRAASPWLFVYPRGIQELLLYTKTKYNNPLIYITENGMDELNDPTLSLEEALSDTYRIDYFYRHLYYISSAIKHGVKVQGYFAWSLLDNFEWIAGYTMRFGINFVDYKDNLKRHHKLSAHWFRNFLKKH; encoded by the exons ATGCGGCACAACGAGCCCTCGACTTCATGTTTGGATG AAAAAATATTGGATAGAAGCAATGGAGATGTAGCTGTTGATCAGTATCATCGTTATAAG GATGATGTTGCAATCATGAAGTATATGAACACAGATGCATACAGATTCTCCATCTCATGGCCAAGGATATTGCCAA AAGGAAAAGTAAGCGCAAGTATCAACCAAGAAGGAATCAAATATTACAACAACCTCATCAATGAGCTACTCGATAATG GTCTAGTACCATTTGTAACCCTTTTCCATTGGGATCTTCCCCAAGCCTTACAAGACGAGTACGAAGGTTTCTTGAGCCCCAATATCAT AAATGATTTTCAGGACTATGCAGAGCTATGCTTCAAGGAATTTGGAGACAGAGTGAACCATTGGATTACTCTTAATGAGCCGCACTCTTACAGTATGGGTACAGAGCCCTACATGGCCTCACACAACCAACTCCTCGCTCATGCAGCCGCTGTCAAAATTTATAGAACCAATTATCAG GCTTCTCAAAACGGTTCAATAGGCATCACCTTAAACTGTCACTGGTTTTTGCCTTTCTCAAATGACACATTAGATCATCAAGCTGCTCAACGCGCTCTTGATTTCATGTTTGGATG GTTTATGCAGCCAATGACAACAGGAGAGTATCCACTAAGCATGGTGTCTTTTGTGGGAAATCGGTTACCAAAGTTCACTCGAGAGCAATCCAAGATACTTACCGGCTCATTTGATTTTATCGGAGTCAATTACTACACCTCAAATTATGCGGCCAATATACCACATTCAAATAACGACACAAGCAAATCTACctatttcaaggatactcatgtcAACTTAACAA CTGAGCGAAATGGGATACCAATTGGACCACGG GCTGCTTCGCCTTGGCTATTTGTTTATCCAAGGGGGATTCAGGAACTACTACTGTACACAAAGACAAAGTATAACAATCCTTTGATATACATCACAGAAAATGGTATGGATGAGTTGAACGATCCAACATTATCACTTGAAGAGGCGCTTTCGGATACTTATAGAATTGATTACTTTTATCGTCATCTTTATTATATTTCATCTGCAATCAA GCATGGCGTGAAAGTACAAGGATATTTCGCATGGTCACTTTTAGATAACTTTGAATGGATTGCCGGATACACCATGCGTTTTGGAATTAACTTTGTTGATTACAAAGATAATCTTAAAAGACACCATAAACTCTCTGCCCATTGGTTTAGGAATTTTCTTAAAAAACATTAG
- the LOC127104436 gene encoding beta-glucosidase 12-like: MASHNQLLAHAAAVKIYRTNYQASQNGSIGITLNCHWFLPFSNDTLDHQAAQRALDFMFGWFMQPVTTGEYPLSMVSFVGNRLPKFTREQSKILTGSFDFIGVNYYTSNYAANIPHSNNDTSKSTYFKDTHVNLTRGDSGTEPYLTSHYQLLAHATAKLYKTKYQVLCIIELF; encoded by the exons ATGGCCTCACACAACCAACTCCTCGCTCATGCAGCCGCTGTCAAAATTTATAGAACCAACTATCAG GCTTCTCAAAACGGTTCAATAGGCATCACCTTAAACTGTCACTGGTTTTTGCCTTTCTCAAATGACACATTAGATCATCAAGCTGCTCAACGCGCTCTTGATTTCATGTTTGGATG GTTTATGCAGCCAGTGACAACAGGAGAGTATCCACTAAGCATGGTGTCTTTTGTGGGAAATCGATTACCAAAGTTCACTCGAGAGCAATCCAAGATACTTACCGGCTCATTTGATTTTATTGGAGTCAATTACTACACCTCAAATTATGCGGCCAATATACCACATTCAAATAACGACACAAGCAAATCTACctatttcaaggatactcatgtcAACTTAACAA GAGGTGATTCGGGGACAGAACCGTATTTGACTTCGCACTACCAACTTCTTGCTCATGCTACTGCAAAACTGTACAAGACCAAGTATCAGGTCCTTTGCATTATTGAATTGTTTTaa
- the LOC127100921 gene encoding cyanogenic beta-glucosidase isoform X2 → MRHNEPSTSCLDEKILDRSNGDVAVDQYHRYKDDVAIMKYMNTDAYRFSISWPRILPKGKVSASINQEGIKYYNNLINELLDNGLVPFVTLFHWDLPQALQDEYEGFLSPNIINDFQDYAELCFKEFGDRVNHWITLNEPHSYSMGTEPYMASHNQLLAHAAAVKIYRTNYQASQNGSIGITLNCHWFLPFSNDTLDHQAAQRALDFMFGWFMQPMTTGEYPLSMVSFVGNRLPKFTREQSKILTGSFDFIGVNYYTSNYAANIPHSNNDTSKSTYFKDTHVNLTTERNGIPIGPRGKMCRVCEWKMKFGDKISLD, encoded by the exons ATGCGGCACAACGAGCCCTCGACTTCATGTTTGGATG AAAAAATATTGGATAGAAGCAATGGAGATGTAGCTGTTGATCAGTATCATCGTTATAAG GATGATGTTGCAATCATGAAGTATATGAACACAGATGCATACAGATTCTCCATCTCATGGCCAAGGATATTGCCAA AAGGAAAAGTAAGCGCAAGTATCAACCAAGAAGGAATCAAATATTACAACAACCTCATCAATGAGCTACTCGATAATG GTCTAGTACCATTTGTAACCCTTTTCCATTGGGATCTTCCCCAAGCCTTACAAGACGAGTACGAAGGTTTCTTGAGCCCCAATATCAT AAATGATTTTCAGGACTATGCAGAGCTATGCTTCAAGGAATTTGGAGACAGAGTGAACCATTGGATTACTCTTAATGAGCCGCACTCTTACAGTATGGGTACAGAGCCCTACATGGCCTCACACAACCAACTCCTCGCTCATGCAGCCGCTGTCAAAATTTATAGAACCAATTATCAG GCTTCTCAAAACGGTTCAATAGGCATCACCTTAAACTGTCACTGGTTTTTGCCTTTCTCAAATGACACATTAGATCATCAAGCTGCTCAACGCGCTCTTGATTTCATGTTTGGATG GTTTATGCAGCCAATGACAACAGGAGAGTATCCACTAAGCATGGTGTCTTTTGTGGGAAATCGGTTACCAAAGTTCACTCGAGAGCAATCCAAGATACTTACCGGCTCATTTGATTTTATCGGAGTCAATTACTACACCTCAAATTATGCGGCCAATATACCACATTCAAATAACGACACAAGCAAATCTACctatttcaaggatactcatgtcAACTTAACAA CTGAGCGAAATGGGATACCAATTGGACCACGG GGAAAAATGTGTAGAGTTTGTGAATGGAAAATGAAGTTTGGAGACAAAATTAGTTTGGATTAG